The Aeromonas veronii genome includes the window TCCGGCGCCGGGGCCTATACCTCCGGGCCCCTCTCCTTCATGGATATCTACGACAAGATGTGTTTCACCGTCTCGTCCGCCGGCGGTCGTCGCGGCGCCCAGATGGGCACCATGGATATCCGCCACCCGGACGTCGTCGAGTTCATCCAGGCCAAGCGTGAAGATGGTCGCCTGCGCCAGTTCAACCTTTCCTTGCTCATCACCGAGGAGTTCGTCGAGGCGGTGAAACAGGATGCCCCCTGGCAGCTCATCTTCCCTTACACGGCGAAAGAGGTGGAGGAGGACGGCATCGCGCTGGACGACCCCGAGCAGGTGCGCTGGGCCGACTGGCCGAACAAGGAGGGGGTGGTCATCAACGAGCAGGGGCTGGTCGCCTGCAAGGTCTACAAGACCCTGCCTGCCCGGAAACTGTGGAACGTCATCATGAGCTCCACCTACGACTATGCGGAGCCCGGCTTCATCCTGATCGACAAGGTGAATCAGATGAACAACAACTGGTTCTGCGAGGAGATCCGCGCCACCAACCCTTGCGGCGAGCAGCCGCTGCCGCCCTACGGTGCCTGCCTGCTGGGCTCGGTCAACCTGACCCGTTTCGTGCACAACCCCTTCACCGAACAGGCGAGCTTCGACTGGTCCGCGTTTCGCAAGGTGGTGGCCATCTTCACCCGCATGCTGGACAACGTGGTGGAGATCAACCAGTTGCCGCTCGCCAAGCAGCGGGAAGAGATCATCAACAAGCGTCGCCACGGGATGGGCTTCCTCGGCCTCGGCTCGACCCTCACCATGCTGCGGATAAAATATGGCTCCGCCACTTCGGTCGCCTTCACCGAGCAGGTCTCCCAGGAGCTGGCCATGACCGGCTGGCGCGAATCCCTGGCCCTGGCGAAGGAGAAGGGCCCAGCCCCCATCATGGAGCAGGAGTTCGAGGTAACCGGCAAGATGCTGCGCCTGCGCCCGGAGATGGCCGCCGATGGCATCAAGATCGGTGACAAGGTGAAGGGTCGGGTGCTGCACGCCCGTTACAGTCGCTACATGCAGCAGGTGGCCGACGTGGATCCCGCCCTGGTGGCCGAGCTGGCGGAGGTGGGGGGGCGCTTCACTCACCACAGCAGCATAGCGCCGACCGGCACCATCTCGCTGTCGCTGGCCAACAACGCCAGCAACGGTATCGAGCCGAGCTTCGCCCATCACTACAGCCGCAACGTCATCAAGCCCGGCAAGAAGAGCAAGGAGAGCGTGGACGTCTACTCCTTCGAGCTGCTGGCCTACCGTGGGCTGGTCAACCCGGCCGCGATGCCTTACGGAGAGGATGAAGGCAGCCGGTTGCCGGACTACTTCATCACCGCCGACGACATCAGCCCGACCGAGCACGTGGACATCCAGGCCGCCGCCCAGCGCTGGATAGACTCCTCCATCTCCAAGACGGCCAACATCCCCACCGACTTCCCGTTCGAGCGGTTCAAGGATATCTACCTCTATGCCTCGGAGTCCGGGCTCAAGGGGTGCACCACCTTCCGCTTCAACCCGGAGGCTTTCCAGGGGGTGCTGGTGAAGGAGAAGGATCTGGAGAATACCAGCTACGAATTCACCCTGGAGGATGGCTCCGTCATCACGGCGAAGGGGAATGAAGAGATCGAATACGATGGGGAGCTGCACACCGCCGCCAACCTCTACGACGCCTTGAAAGAAGGCTATTACGGCAAATTCTGAGAACGACACATATGGTCAAGAAGATCGACAGGAAAATCGTCGCCTACAAGGTAAGCACCAAGGATGAGGCGCAGGACGTCGCGGCGCCCCAGGAGGACGTGGTGCACATGCACGAGACGGTGCTGCGGCCGGAGCGGCTGATGGGCACCACCTACAAGCTGAAGACGCCGGAGCATGTCTCCGAGCACTCGCTGTTCATCACCATCAACGACATCATTCTCAACGAGGGCACGGTGCACGAGACCCGCCGCCCGTTCGAGATCTTCATCAACTCCAAGAGTCTGGAGCACTACCAGTGGATAGTGGCGCTGACCCGCATCATCTCGGCGGTGTTTCGCAAGGGCGGGGATGTCACCTTCCTGGTGGAGGAGCTGCGCTCCGTGTTTGATCCCAAGGGGGGCTACTGGAACAAGGGCAAGTATGTGCCGTCCCTGATCGCCGAGATTGGCAACGTGATCGAGACCCATCTCACCGAGATCGGCATGCTCAAGGCCCCCGGGCTGGATGAGCACCAGCAGGCCTTCCTGGCCGAGAAGAAGGCCGAGCTGCAGGCAGAACATGTGGCTGCAGAGCCATCCGCCGGCAGCGGCTTTCCCGCCACTGCGGCACTCTGCTACAAGTGCCACACCAAGGCGCTGGTGCTGAAGGATGGCTGCATGACCTGCCTGAACTGCGGCGATTCCAAGTGCGGCTGACGTGGCCGTGCAGGGAATAACCCCGTGAAAAAGACCGGCCACTGGCCGGTCTTTTTTATTGATGGCTTTATATACAATCAGTTGCGGTGACCAAGGGAAATGTTGCGCGTCCGTAAAATCGGGCGTAGCGTTGGGAGGTAATAAAACTGTCACGGCCGTGTGGTTTCAATGACATCTGAGATTCACACACGTGGCACCCCCAGTGCCAAGGAGGATGCTTATGGACAATACGGACCGAAAGCTGTTTATCCTGGATACCAACGTTCTGCTTCACGAACCCCTCGCCATCTACTCCTTCAAAGAGCACGACGTGCTCATCCCCATGACGGTGCTGGAAGAGCTCGACAACATCAAGGATCGCCAGAAAGACGTCAGCCGGGATGCGCGCATCGCCATCCGCGCGCTGGAAGACGTGTTTCGTGACGCGACCCCGGAGCAGATCGTGCAGGGGGTGGCGCTGGCCGGCGAGGCGAGCGGTCATATCTCCATCTTCAGCGATCACCATCTGCCCCAGGATGCCGAGGTGTTCACCGACAAGGAGGCGGACAACCGCATCATCAACGCCGCCCTCTACCTGCAAAAGCACGAATTGAAACGCCAGGTGGTGTTGGTGACCAAGGACATCAACATGCGCCTCAAGGCCAAGGGGGCCGGTCTTGCGCACGTTGAGGATTATCGCAGTGACCAGCTGATCGACGACATCCGCCTCTTGGCCAAGGGCTTCCAGGTGGTGCCCGGCAGCTTCTGGGAGCGGGTCGGCGAGTGCGACAGCGAGACCCATGGCCGGGATACCGTTCATGTGATCGACGCCGAGCTGCTGGAGGGGGTGCACATCAACCAGTACCTGCTGGACGAGGAGAACTTCTTCGCGGCCCGGGTGCTGAGCCACGATGGCCACAAGATCCGCCTCAAGGATCTGGGCCGCGAGCGGCTGATGTCCCGCAAGGCCTGGGGCGTGCATCCCAAGAACGTCTATCAGGGCATGGCGCTGGATGCCCTGCTGGATCCGCACATCGATCTGGTGATCCTGACCGGCCCGGCGGGTTGCGGCAAGACCCTGCTGGCCATGGCGGCGGCGCTGGAGCTGGTGATAGAGAAGGGGATCTACGAGAAGGTGATCGTCACCCGCAACACCCCGGAGATTGCCGAGAGCATCGGCTTCCTGCCCGGCACCGAAGAAGAGAAGATGATGCCCTGGCTGGCGGCGGTCACCGACACCCTGGAGGTGCTGCACAAGCAGGACGAGAACATGAGCGGGTCCCTCAG containing:
- a CDS encoding NrdJb — protein: MVKKIDRKIVAYKVSTKDEAQDVAAPQEDVVHMHETVLRPERLMGTTYKLKTPEHVSEHSLFITINDIILNEGTVHETRRPFEIFINSKSLEHYQWIVALTRIISAVFRKGGDVTFLVEELRSVFDPKGGYWNKGKYVPSLIAEIGNVIETHLTEIGMLKAPGLDEHQQAFLAEKKAELQAEHVAAEPSAGSGFPATAALCYKCHTKALVLKDGCMTCLNCGDSKCG
- a CDS encoding adenosylcobalamin-dependent ribonucleoside-diphosphate reductase: MAKSNPVLDSETGTGLIPLQETSLEIWDSKYRLKRKDGTPIDGSIDETYQRVARALAAQEREPGTWYEPFLWALRNGAIPAGRITSNAGAFEHKPATSTINCTVSGTIEDSMDDILGKVHEAGLTLKAGCGIGYDFSTLRPRGAFVSGAGAYTSGPLSFMDIYDKMCFTVSSAGGRRGAQMGTMDIRHPDVVEFIQAKREDGRLRQFNLSLLITEEFVEAVKQDAPWQLIFPYTAKEVEEDGIALDDPEQVRWADWPNKEGVVINEQGLVACKVYKTLPARKLWNVIMSSTYDYAEPGFILIDKVNQMNNNWFCEEIRATNPCGEQPLPPYGACLLGSVNLTRFVHNPFTEQASFDWSAFRKVVAIFTRMLDNVVEINQLPLAKQREEIINKRRHGMGFLGLGSTLTMLRIKYGSATSVAFTEQVSQELAMTGWRESLALAKEKGPAPIMEQEFEVTGKMLRLRPEMAADGIKIGDKVKGRVLHARYSRYMQQVADVDPALVAELAEVGGRFTHHSSIAPTGTISLSLANNASNGIEPSFAHHYSRNVIKPGKKSKESVDVYSFELLAYRGLVNPAAMPYGEDEGSRLPDYFITADDISPTEHVDIQAAAQRWIDSSISKTANIPTDFPFERFKDIYLYASESGLKGCTTFRFNPEAFQGVLVKEKDLENTSYEFTLEDGSVITAKGNEEIEYDGELHTAANLYDALKEGYYGKF
- a CDS encoding PhoH family protein, whose amino-acid sequence is MDNTDRKLFILDTNVLLHEPLAIYSFKEHDVLIPMTVLEELDNIKDRQKDVSRDARIAIRALEDVFRDATPEQIVQGVALAGEASGHISIFSDHHLPQDAEVFTDKEADNRIINAALYLQKHELKRQVVLVTKDINMRLKAKGAGLAHVEDYRSDQLIDDIRLLAKGFQVVPGSFWERVGECDSETHGRDTVHVIDAELLEGVHINQYLLDEENFFAARVLSHDGHKIRLKDLGRERLMSRKAWGVHPKNVYQGMALDALLDPHIDLVILTGPAGCGKTLLAMAAALELVIEKGIYEKVIVTRNTPEIAESIGFLPGTEEEKMMPWLAAVTDTLEVLHKQDENMSGSLSYIMEKANIQFKSVNFMRGRSIQNTFVLLDECQNLTASQIKTIITRCGEGTKIVCSGNLAQIDSNYLSPVTSGLTYIVERFKDFDGSANIFLNGVVRSKLASFAEENL